The following DNA comes from Pieris napi chromosome 18, ilPieNapi1.2, whole genome shotgun sequence.
TTTTTCAGAAGAAACGATGAATGTTTGTTTATCAACTGTAATCAATCACTTttagtgaaataaaacaatattttttttaaataatacttatgtaTAAAGTggagtattttgtttattatctcTCCATACTCCATACATATATCCACGTCATGGTTAAAATCGagaaactattaattaatatgaattttcGCGAGAGCGATAATCAATGcgcaataacatttaattaagatttataaaaaaaagttaattattattaagttacaGGATAATGAAAGCCGAACAGTTGCTTATTTTGAACGAACAGTTCTTGAATAGTTCTaaactattagaaaaaaaaatatcaaaatatctaTAGTTCGTGCCAAATTGagggtcaatttttttataattaaaaaaaaaaaaaacgaacaaaattttttttttatagaacaatgaAGAACAGTTGATAGAGCCaaaaaaaagtgcaaaaaataaatttccccCCGCCAACTTAAGAATCATTTTTACACTACACcattattaagattttttcgTAACACTTATgaagattttatatatttcttacagCTAATGGCTACctctattattttacttttttagttTGAACATTAAGCAcaataaaaggttttttttttaaataatctttcCATAACTGagggaaaataaaaaaaataattttaatacttacgTGCGTCGTTGTTACCCTAGAAAATGAAAGTTCTTGGTAGTTATGACTTTGGTtgtcttaatataaaatgaaacaaattttgattAATCAATACAAGACTTAGAATTGTCAATTAAACaagtagtctagtcgacaagttgaaaatgtaacaaaatagagatactactcttaaaattatgtgcgatagctcattggatccggaatgacgtctagaaaaatgtgctaaaagcgtgtattagcacataaaaaattgcaaaagttatagaccattaaagatgaaaaaataatggcatttagttttttgccaatatttaataaactattaatatttaagaaatttcaaataaagattctgaaagaggaggaaatttctaataaaaaactcctgactcccagaactctatctccattatttataatgttaatttaacgctgaaaataggtctgcggttgacatttttaggattcgcgcgtggcgtcaaaagcgactacggcacattaattaattcatttaaggtattgaatatttttttttaaatttgaaaaaattatggtgtgttgtgaacactataattaatttattcccgttgaaaattttacttaaagttaatttttcaacaagttaaataattgttaactaacgaaattttctcgaacgaccgtcttaattgtaagtgaaaaaaaatgtttaaataatggtcgtaaaaatatttcgcttcgtagagcctttcttacatacatacttaacaagatcgtgccataaaagttaaaaaaatatttatactttgtttataacaatttttttacttaaacaaaaacttaaaaatccatgtaatgatgttaaaaaaaattttttttttctaaatcatcatataatcgtttttttattaatacaagatatttattgatttgcaaaaaaaaaattcccgccatttgttgataaattttttttaaacaaattgataaaatcaatatttaaaaaaaaaaatttaacacaactttattacattaaaaattttattttaaaaaaaaaaatttttccttaataacaatttttaattgtttataatcgttttttttaattttctattgtttaaataattagataagaaatttttttttcctaaaaatcataattgacagtcttctataaagtaacagaaaaaaatttttttttaatcaacaattctattgtttattaacttaccaatttgttataaacaaatattcaacttttgtttattttttttctaaaacttctaaaattaacaaaaacaaccatatataacaaagtatagaaaacattttttttaattttaaataaaagtaatattcatgataatcaaaaaatttacagttttttattagaaatttcctcctctttcagaatctttatttgaaatttcttaaatattaatagtttattaaatattggcaaaaaactaaatgccattattttttaatctttaatggtctataacttttgcaattttttatgtgctaatacacgcttttagcacatttttctagacgtcattcctgatccaatgagctatcgcacataattttaagagtagtatctctattttgttccattttcaacttgtcgactagactaaagGTACAATGTCGCAGAGCTTTATCCTAATGacagtttaataattatgaacTATTCAATAAGTACCTACTAAATGACATCATAGGATACATGCTATTTTTTATCAGTCTTACCCGTTTTTATCTTTATGGCACAGAAAAATCACAGATGTTTACTACACTTACACTATATTCTTAAAATCTATAACCCTGCACTTGCAAAAAGTTACTCCTAAACGTTAAACTTActcaatataattataaactttataatcAATGGAATGTTAGACCACTTATTAAACCATAATTGTTGTGAAGTACTCAAAGGACTTCTGTGATTgacaattattttgaaatattaaaatagacaacagataaaaatatataaaacaaactttCGTAAAATCCAGAATAGCATCttggaataatatttttttgtaataaagtcCGCAAATCCTGTTTTTTTTGATCAGAAATCGTTAGTTTAGAATTATAAGCTGCTCTTAAACGTATTTCACTAAtgtgtaaattattatctGATCGAGTTTTACGCGTATTAATGGTTGCTTTTGATTTTACTGATATCCATTCCCCCtcataagaatattttaaatcataagTCTCAGAATTTTTTACAAATCGTAggtatagattttatttcagataattTAATCTGGTTACCTTGCAGATCTTTGTtaacatttaatgtaatatcctcaaacaacttttttaaagCATAAAAATCGTCATAGTTCAATTCGTTAACTACAAAAGCATTTCCAGTTTTCTTTGAGTCTCGTATAAGTTGAACATACTGGTAAGGAATGTAGATAGGACCAGACTTTTTTGCTCTTTTAATTGACTTTTCGATTAGCGAATGAGCATTGTCACCCTCATTTTGTGTGTGGCCAcgaatcaaatatttatgggTAATCGATTTTATTGGAAGAGTTTCAACGGCGTAATAATACATGCTAACCAGGAATCTAGAAGAGCAAAATATAGAAATTgatcaaagaaatattttgatttttatttttttagaaaaataatgacAGTGAACTTACCTGTTTTTCTGCTGACCACAGCAGTTGTCAGAGTAGAATATTATATTGCTACATTTTTTGGATTTCGGCAGTCTCTTTCAGAAATTTCAATACACAAGAACCAATTTCTACAGCTCCTCTATTGCCAAGTCCCTCGTGCCAAAAATAGCAATAAGTAATgttatcttttatatttgtaatctgttaaaatagttaaaatattagtatttatataaagttacaCACGTATAGAATAGGGAAAATACAAAccgtaaaatttaaacaatttaatttcgaTTTGTAGAAGAACGCTGAACTATTACCAATAGGTACAGGCATAACTGCCTGTAAATCATATATTGCAACGACAGTTTCTTCATTTTCTTTTACCAACTCTATATCCTTCGCTTTCTCTTCCCTACTTAATGTTTTCTGCTTTAGGTGTTTTTCGTAACattcttataatttgatttggtCTTCTCAAGTGGCATTTTTATAAGACTCGCAGAGATCGCCCTGATCTTTTTTGGGTGCAAAAAacgataaattaaattcagtgTTGAAAATTCGGTATCAAATGTTGATGATGGCATTGTTCCTCTAATAGATACATAATTACGATGCAACTCTTTAACAGTAAGACCGCCATCAATAAATTCACGAGTAGTGTTAGCTCGAGTATAGTGAATCTCAATTCTAGGTACAGAATTAATGTGATCGCGAACCGATTATAAGATTTCCGGGTTTGTTTGATTATGATGCCCATGTTTGCCACGTTTATCTTCTGGGATCACACCTGTTATACAGCTATTTCTACCTTCAATAACAGTTCGCAATGTTCTCTCAGATATCCCCAAagtattgattaaaaaaaatttacacactcGGTTACTTTCGCCATTCACCGTGAAATGaaaaacacaattttgttTCCTAGTTTTGGCAGCTCCTTCTTTATCTCGATGGTAAGGGACTTTTAATGTTGTTAAAGAGGAGTTTAAAAAATCACGCTGCCTTTGCAGCGTTCCCAAGCCccaataacaatcaaatatttcctGTCTTTGTCCTTCCGTTATTTTATTACGACATTTGAGTCtacatttttttgtacatGGTAATTTAAAAGACTTTTCTGCGACAGTTTTGCCAGTTCTAGATATGTATTGTTTTCCAGAGTTACGGTGTCGTTTTCGTACATTTTCGTACTTTATCCACGCAGATTCATTCCGCACTCTCTTTTTTCCTTTCTTGGGTACAGTAGTCTCGGCAGGTAGCGCTACTTCTTGGCTGGCATCCATTAAATTGGAATTTCTAACCGAATTATGAGTAGTCGATGTCGATGTTGAGCTAGAAGTAGAATCAGACGAACTGGACGATGATACGGCCACGTTTTACAGATTGCTCTGGTTTATATTCGTCACCACTATCATCTGCAGAAAAGTCTTTAGTTTCGCCTTCACTACCATTTTTGTCGTTAGCTAGGATTGGTGGcgaatttgtattatttagggaagatataatattttccgTCACAGTTAATGCTGTTTTTGGTCTCCAGTATGCTTTGAGTATTAAGCCAGAAAGGAGACGCCATCACTCGAACGatgctaattaatttttctgtcAAAACATCGGCGGGGGACGAGGCACTCACACAGACAAAATTTTACTACAGAAACAAATTGCACAATGTTtgtacacacgcacacaaacCTAATTTGCTTACATAAGAGTAACCGCAACgcacacatttaaagaaatcgTATCTTTACACGTTACATGTACAGCACACATACGCAACAATCCCGAGATAATTAGAGCTACCACCATGTCGATAAGGAATGtcgataaaatttattcattcaatCATTCAGTTGTTCATTCTATTCTGCAATAGCagaaaatttctaaaaaaaatttttttcacaCATGGGGTGGCAAATTGTGAACTAATGGCGCCACAAGCGACTGTACCCAAACTCTATGAATTGGTCGGTTTCAGTGTGTATAAGGATAAGTAGTGTCAAGTTCTTGCGTGACTCAAGCTAATAACGGACTTTGGTTTGGGTACCGTCCCTCATGGCTTCATTAACTTTCACTAAGGTGAAGTAGTACATCAAGAAGGACACTAGCGCtccatgtttttatttatattttatttaaacaaacaactGAATGTACATTGgacttttctttcttcttcttttctttCTGTTTTCTGTTTTTGCAACAGTTGCACCTTAGAAGAGTATGTTAGCGATGATTTCTAAAATGTTTATAgcatttctaaaatattttagagaaAATTTGCAATACATTACTATACGGCTAATATTTAGAAGAAGTTATGCGCTGGTCTCCTCCATGACGCTCCATcctaaatgtaataaaataggcAATTCAAACAACGtacttaagaaaaaatatttattacaaagagTTTAAAAAGTACAACAGGGGGTTTCTAAACACATTGTCAatcaaagtatttatttacatgaaaaCATCATGTAACTGTATAATCAtttgacataaaaaaaaaatatttttattgctactacttttttaaatagcgtAATTGAAATCCCAtgatgattttgaatttaaaaatttgaaacgACATAagaaaacacaattttattttatactaggtACTAGTTTtatgtatgaaataataagaacactatttttactTACAAAATAGCGGATTttgataagttttatttaaatctgcTAATCCAGCAAaactttttattgatttttgaagtgaatgaGTTTTGTGAATATATGACGGATACATTTTTTTGGATCCTTTTTCTTAGAAAGGTAAGTGATTCTCgtgtttacatatttttccATAACAACCTTTGCCAGTTCTATGTTATGCGTCACATAATCGTTGTCAAAATAATGTTCCTCAATAGAATGAAAGAGTATTTTCCctacaagtttttttaaagtttgaatAACAATTCGTTTAGTGTTGTATTTAGGATCAACTTTTTTATCCGACGTAAGTGTGGCTCTAATCTCGAATTCACAAAAGCGACATAAGGATATAACCTCTTCTGAGGCATACATTAAGCCACCTCTACTTTTTTGATAAATCAAGCTTTCTTTACACTGCACGCCTAAAAGAGAAAAAACCACGTAGCCCGCTATGTATTTCACTACTTCCTCGCCGAAAGGAGATAAGTATGTGTAGCTTTTCCATCAGGATATAGAAGTTCTAGTTCAGCTCAACATACTCAAAAAGCACATCTTCATTATTTGAgtacttgaaaaatatattatgcttGTGCGTTTGGTGGTATTTTAGCCACTGAATGCTTAACCACTTTACTTTGGAGCCCTCACTGGTAATCTTTCTGTTGGTAATATTCATTTCCAGTCTTTTTGTAGAAGTGTTCTTTTTTCatcttcaaatatatttttcaatagtttctttttcttctcAATCAACCCAAAATCTTGGTCGCAAGCTAAGTAAGAATGACCACTAAGAAAGAACTTGTGGTCAATGCTTTCAACTATAAAATCTGGGTGAGCTGTGTAATATACTGACACAAAACTGCCATTTTTATGTTCCGGTTTTGCCTACCACATTGATCAGAGCAAAGAATAAGTTTTTTGGTAGTCacattttcattaatatatcTCAGCAAACAAGATTCTATCTCTTGGGGACCTCTGGATGCAATTGTTTCATCCCATAAACATATAGTGAATTTATCAGTAGGAGCATCATGGATTCCAAGACAATAAGTCCACAGTTGTCTCTTGTTGAAATTATAGGC
Coding sequences within:
- the LOC125058907 gene encoding uncharacterized protein LOC125058907 — translated: NVAVSSSSSSDSTSSSTSTSTTHNSVRNSNLMDASQEVALPAETTVPKKGKKRVRNESAWIKYENVRKRHRNSGKQYISRTGKTVAEKSFKLPCTKKCRLKCRNKITEGQRQEIFDCYWGLGTLQRQRDFLNSSLTTLKVPYHRDKEGAAKTRKQNCVFHFTVNGESNRVCKFFLINTLGISERTLRTVIEGRNSCITGVIPEDKRGKHGHHNQTNPEIL